A stretch of DNA from Kwoniella mangroviensis CBS 8507 chromosome 1 map unlocalized Ctg01, whole genome shotgun sequence:
TTACTGTAGGCTGAAGAGCAGGCTGTGGCTGATAAGagagctgctgctgctgctgatggTTCTGCTGAGATAAAGAAGGGGAAGACATGAATGATAGTGGATTTTGCGATTGCGATTGAGGTTGCAAGGGTTGAGGCGTCAGTGAGATATTGTAATTTGGTCCATTACTGTTACCACTACCGTTATTGATCGAAGGGGAGAATCTGTTCTGAGGAGtaagagaaggtgatttcaTAGGTTGTAAAGGTGTgaaagacgatgatgaaggggcAGGtatggaaggaggaagggtaGGCGGTGATTGGATGGTAGGGGATGGAGATCCAAAGGCGGATGAGttgaatgttgatgaaggGACAGGACGAGCTTTCAATCTGGATGATCCTACACCATGATTACTACTTTGTCTGGTCGCGGATGATAAATTAGGCGAATTGAGTATGGAAGATCCAGTGTTGTTCACCGATAAAGTTGGGAAAGTGTTTGACTACCAATAATCAAACAACATATCAGCATGGAGATTATCGAAGATAGGTGAAAAGCTATGACTTACCAATGCACCCACACCTGCATTATCGGTATCACCGTTCAACCAACCTTCGTCATCCCACGGATCGGTCGCTCCAACCGTATTGGAGAATACAGGATTTGGCGAAGGAGCGGCTGAACCTAAACCTCCCCTAACGAGAGTCTCGAAATCCATCtcacctcctgctccaccaccgaGGTTTGAATTACTTCCattgagagagaaagagttTTGAGCGGCAAGAGAAGCTGTTTGAGCTTCTATGCGATGTACATCTCGTAAGTGCTGAGAGTGTTCTTGCTCGACTCTGGCTCCGAGAGTCTTGACCACACTGTTTGGGGTCGATGAACATATTAGCAACAGCAGGTAAGTCGATACAACCGAAGATGTGTCACTCACGTCATGAATTTAGTGAATTGATCGGCATTCAGTACTGCACAACAAAATAACAAGTTAGTGACATACATTGAGAGAATTCAGATGATCATACTCACAAGGACCCATCGACATCGCCCATAACTGCGGTAAGACCAATGTCGCAATAGCTTCACGATCTACTTTCGCTCCCATCGCTTCGTGTACCGCCAATGTGGCCATCTGTACATGGGTATATTAGCTAAGTAGCTCAGAGCGGTGCGATAGCTTCCAACTGACCATCACAGCAGGTTCTAAACACGATGTATCAGCAATCGTCACATCGTTTGCAAGATACGGCATAGCTCACCCTTTGTCTTGATCTTAGCTAAGAGCGGAACCAACTTGGTGGTCAAAGTAGCTTTATCAAGCGTCTTGACCATCGAAGTGAAACATTCCAAAGTTTGGACTTTGACTGATAAGATCCTAGTTCTCGTGAACAGTATCTATAAATTCGTTCTTTCATCAGCTCGAGCCCCTACCTTGGGAGGAGTCCACTTACAGCTACTTTGACAAGTAAAACATTCTGAACAGTACCATAATCCAAAATCTCACACAGATGAGGAACAGTCTTGAGCACTTTTTCCTGTACCGGCAGATGTTCACATTCGAGTGAGTTGTATATCAACGGCATGACATCTGAGTTGGCTCAGCTGAAAACCCTAGTATGTCCATGGAGCatcgactcactctctctGAATACTGGGGGAGTCGTCTTCTCTTCGAACAATGATAGGTGTTCCAGCAGAGCTGCATCGAAGCATGTGATCAGCAATTGACACACTTTCATCGATGGGAAATGACTCACTGAGCATATTCTGAGGCGGATCCTTAAGAGCGAACAAGGGCTGTAATTTGGGTAGTACATTCGCAAATTCATCTTTATTCAGTCCTTTCGAAATCTCAAAAACGTTCGGCAAGATGAATGGCAGAAGATATGGATCTTTCATCTATCATATAAATCACTCCCAGTCAGCTCTGAGAAATTGGTAACTGACCAGCATGCGTGACTACGAGCTTACCTCCTCTAGTAGACTAGGCAatacctttcctttcctcaatctctctgAGAACGTTGGTAACACCCTTACTAAGCCCCTCAAGAAAGTCGCCTTCTCTTCACGGGGTTTAGAAGCGAACGTAGTAGGATCCAAGAAGTTCAAAGTGGAAATAGctaaagaagagaagaacggGTGCGAAGGTAGAGAGGCGAGTGATATCCTGGTTGAAGGTTGTCGAGTGAGCAGTCGAGGTAGAAGATCTACTCAAAAGCCATAATTTCATTAGCCATGATTACTTTTTGATGGTAAGTGACCGTTGTTACTAATGAAGACACTTACCTCGCAGTTCAGAGCTACATCTCTCCCATTTACTTCCACTCATCCATTCCCTCCTCACCAAAGACCCTTCGGCATTCTGGCGAAGACTCTGCATCGAACCTCTATTCTGGAAAGGGGGTTTACCACCCATATGTACAGCAAATAGCAAACATCCGAGTGAATATAGGTCCGATGAAGGTGTCAATTGAGAATCAAGGGCGTATTCAGGTGCtgaatcaagaaagatgggTCAACGATCAAAGTCGGCGGTCCTGTGTTGATGCAGGAAGCAGGGGAAGCTCACCTAGATAATCCAATTTCCATTGTACCTGAGGAGGTAATCTCGCATCTACCTCTGGATATACGTATTTCGTAGGCGATCCATCAGGTTGATTGAGGGGTGTCATAAATGATAAACCAGATAATTTCCAGTCGCCCTGCGATAGTAGAACGGCAGAAACGTCAGTCACAATCGTGTCAACGTGTCCAAACTTCCAATTGAACTCATCGGCTCACCTTTGCATTTATGATGACACTTTCTGGACCGAGATTCAAATGCAcgtctcttcccttctcatGCAAGAATCCAAGAGCTTTAGCGATTTGTAATGTCCCTTTCTGAATTTCCACCTCGTCCAAATCTACTTGATCACCTATTTCTGCTGTAGGGGGTCTACCTCCTCGGTTGGTTTTACTCGCTGACGATGCCGAGGCGAACAGGGACGAAAGAGAGGCGGTCACTCGTTCAGTGATGAATGTCAACTCTGATCGGGACTCTTCGAGTGGTTCGACCATGTGGAGAATATCGGGATGACGGAGCCGTGAAAGTGCTGAGGCCTGGTTGGGTTGCAGATGGGAAGAAGCaatgtcaatatcatcatcaagcaGATCATGTATGATTTCATGGAGGCGAATCATGAGAGCACATGTCTCATTGAAGACGAAGTAGGAATCAAGAAAGACAAACCATCGAATCTGGTATCCCACTTGAtaaagactcacctccttcttcaactgctCAACGACCCAATCCTTCCCACCCATCCCCCCAAAGCTAACAGAAGGTTTGACTCCATCCAACACCCTTTTTTCAAATATCCATACACTAACTTCCTTTCCCGTAGTCTTGTGCGACCCGCCGAGGACTTTCCATAATCCCACATTGAACGATTTTACCTGTGTGCCTGCACCTGCCgcagtagaagaagaagaagaagagccAGGTATGGGAGAAGAGGGGAGTGGTAAGTgacttgaagatgagtttGGAGAAGGACCCGCAGAagcggaggaggaggaggtctGGACATTGTATGCGGATAGGTAGGATGATTTGTTGAATAAGTTGGAAGCTGCTGCGAACATTGTTCTGACGTTGACTGTCTACAAGGTTCAATGACTCGAGGTGAGATTCTTGGGAAATACCGCTGGCTCTGCTTCAGCCCAGCTGTTTGGACGCGTTGCTGCCCGCGGTAGGAAGGAGGCGAGCGGCGACTGTGTCGATATCAACGTGGAGATCAATGATAATAACAGTCGATTCGTCGAAAGGATCAACGGATGAACCAAGTGACGAGTGGAAATGGTCTAAAGGGTCAAAGCGCGTATCAGTCGATTCTACACAACCGGGCACTCTGGTACACATCTGTCTATACTGCCGCAATCCTCAGGTAGAATGTATAATCTACACATATATAGACGATGCATAGTCAGACCAAGGGTATATACCATAAACGCATACGTATAGAACACTTTCATCACCCGAACccaatcgatcaaagatAAAGTATCGACTCTTTCTTTTTGTGTTAAGCTTGTATCAAAACTCGCTTCGGATTGCTACATCTCCACCCACTCCCATTTTATAGTCACGGAAAGAATAGTCTTCACTCCATCATGATCCCACTCTACCGACCGATGAGATCACTTTACTAGACAAAGCAACCCAGTCTCATCAGTAACATTCTCGAGTCATACATAAAATATCAAGCCACTCACATCAGGATACATCTTCATGATGAACCAAATAACACCCCAACCTAATCCACCCATCAAAGCCAAAACTCCAAAGATGACAGCACCAATCATGAACCAAGGAGCACCCTGTTTGTCCATCTCTTCGTATTTCGCTTTGATCgcagcttcctcctctggACTTCTCTGCTTGATCACCCCTCTAGCTTTTAAATCAGCCATGAACTTTTCTGATTTCTCCCTTTGAGCTTTTTCTTGAGCATCTTTGGCCAGTTTCATGAAAAGCGCAGCTCGAGCATCGGTACTTTCAGGGTCGATTGCTGAGCTGGCTCGTCCACCGGCAGAGGAGGCAGAGATGTTTATGAATGAGGGGTAATGATGTTCGGCCCATTGGTCGATCTGAATTCGAGTACAAAATACACGAAATCAGCGTCTGATTATATGACCGGATTCAGGACTAGAGTGCTATTGAGGATTTGACACGCTAGGAGAGGGTCTATTTACCTTTCCACAAGCTATACTGAGTTTCAACAAATTGGGATCCTCTATCTTCACTTTCGCGTGGATCTTTCGTGCGTATTCTCTGAAAATGTACGCTACGTCTCGAGGGTTGGTCGCTCGGAGGATCAACTAACAGCAAACAGCAAAGTAATCAGCAACTGCCTTGCATCCCCAACTTGCActgaagaaagatagatCCTAAAGACTCACCCTGACAGTCTCACCTTTTCTGATCTTCACATTCTCCTTGAATATCTTGGGATTCATAAAAGTCCTCTCCAGCGTAGCTATAGCCATAACAGCAGGTATAGCCACAAAGTTAAACACACTTTGACATTTAAGTAAAGTCATATAATCCAAAGCGTCCGTTGCGTGTCGCAAAGCGTCTAAAACCATTTCCGACGAAGCCCAAAGAGCTTGTTGTTCTCTTGAAGGATCTATGAGTTCTTTCATAGAGTTGAAACCGTATTTTGACCAGATTGCTCGAGGCCaaaatcctcttccttcaattACATCTTCATGGATATCCCTGAAAATATTGGTTTTCTGTAATAACAGTCCCATAGAGTTTGATAAAGTTAattgatctttgatgaactccctttcttttcctgAAGCTGCGAATAAACCTGATAGACCTTCACCGACCAATCCGGCAACGTAATGACAATAAAGATCGTAATCTGCTATACTGTCTACTTCTGCTACTGGCTGTTCGGGGGTGGCTAATGCCGCGAAGTCAGCCATACCTGCACCCATCTTCTTGCAGATATCGGCGATGACTGCTTGGTATCTGTATAATGACACCAACAGATCAGCTTCCCATATTTTCTTCCGATTTAGACATTGGATACTAAACCATATCAGATTTGGATAtcgagtgatgatggatactTACTCAGGTTTTAATTCCGAAAATTCATATTGGATGTTATCAAACTCCTCCAAAACGATCTTATCTTTTTCCTTTGATTCATGGAAAGTCCATCCGGGTTCATACAATTTCTCGTGGAGCGATTTCAATAAAGGTAATTTCGTCGAGTTGGGGATGGTCATGTCGTCCTCTACGGTGTCCAGTGCTCTCAAAACAAGGTAGAATATACAGACCTAAGTAATACAAACAGGCAATGAATCCATGAGAATTTCAGTATACATCCATCTAGCATGGTTGATGATCGGGGATGGAGAATATGTCGTGTGTCATTGGAGTGACTTACGGTTCTAGCTAAATCACCCTCCAATTCCATGATGACCCTAGCGAAACTCCTCGAAGTCAAATCCAAATACTCCCAGCATTTCTTCATGGACTCTCGATTATAATGCGTCGTAGGCCATTGATCTTCCGCTTTGATATCTCTGAAATCTTTCCATATGGCGAAATTTATCAGAGCACGCAGCTCCATCTATAAGATGGAACACGCCAAACATCAATCAGCAGGGGCACATGAGGATTGTTGTGGGGGAGGAAACATACAGGATGAGTGACACCTAATGCATCACCTGTCAGCTTCATCGCTCAGTCGGATCAAATACGTTGAAGCGAGCTCACCAAGTATGGCATAGTCTACGATACCCATTTTGTATAACTCGCACTATGAGGTCAAGAGGGTAGGCCGAGAAAATGATAGATGCCAGGTCGGAGTGGTGAAGTCGGGGTGAGTACAGGGTTCCTATGAGATACTCTGAGTCCTTGTGTTCAGTGTTAACAGGTGTATCGTACGGCACGAGTAACATGTATTGTTTCGGTGTGGCCTGGTGATGTTATGGTTGTGTGGTGGGTGATACGATCCTTTGGCTTGAGCTCCCTCTCTCAGGGTAGAAGACAAAAAGCCACGAGAACGACACGCGACTGGCCCTGTCAAACACAAAGTGGGGGGTGATATAAACAGCATATCCCACTGGATCTCGAGATTCCAACTAGCAAGGTTCAATTACCTGCAAAAGCAATCATCAATTTGGTATCCTTCACTTCTACATATCATTATAGGACCGACGCAAGATGTCCgcctcaccaccacctccagcaGCCCTGGATGCAGAAGAAGTGAACCCATCAGACTTAGTCGTAGAGAACAACGTGGGGAACGAAGTTGTTGATGccgatgtggatgtggatgttgacgaagatgagagacCAGCAGACGTAGGAGCGGATGGTACACTTCAGACGAATATTGGCGGGGAAGACGATGAGCAAGACCAAGATAtcgatgtagatgaagatggagaaggaggggagTACGTAGCACCCACAGCAACTTCACCGGGGAAAATACCCAAATTCAAAAAGACCAAGCGTACTtctgaagaagcagaagacgaagatgtagatgtggatgaagatgaggatgatgttgatgaagatgatgaagagcgaaggagaaggaggaaaaagaagaagaggatggaaaaCAATaggaaaaggagagagaggggcgaagatgatcctgatgtggacgttgatgaggatgatgaagaaggtgaacaaCAACCCGTATATGATGAAGCTACCCGTGAGTTTGTTAATATGTTATAATACGGCATGGATATCGAGCTGACCATCCTTCGAGATGATACAGAACGACGTATGGCACTGGAAGAGAGAATCGATAATATCGGGAAGAAACAAAAAGTcacgaggaggaagaaaaaaggtgatgatgaggatgtgagtgattcagCGGTCCAATGCATATCCACCGTTTTCTCCTTACGCAAGAGGGTATGCTGATATGAGACTGACGCTGTAGATCGTTGATAACTATCATGATGAAATTTGCGCGCGTTTGAGAGATAGGATGATATCCGCTGCAGACAAGGACGAAGCTGCCAACAGACAGAAATTACCTGGTACAGCGAAATTAGCGATGTTAGATGAAGTCATGGGTGTATTGAGAAAGTAAGTGACCGTCCCAGGAACTCAGAATTGGCTCTCGGGTAATTGATATGTGATGTTCATAATTTGTCAGCACCACACTCTGGCAAAGTATAGTCGATAATGGTGTTTTGGAAGCTGTCAAAAGATGGTTAGAACCTCTACCCGATAGAAGTTTACCCTCCGTCGGTATTCAAAAAGCTATCTTCGAGGTGCTACCTAAGGTAGGTTCCGCTTAAATTTGTGTATATCCGCTGacagtcaagctgataaaTGTTATTCTCACAGATGGATCTCGATACTACCACCTTGAAAGAATGTCGACTAGGCCCCATCGTCTTGTTCTACACCAAGACTAAACGAGTCACTCCAGCTATTAACCGACAGGCAGACGCATTGGTCCAATCATGGTCTAGACCGATCATAAAACGACCAGCGAACTATCGATCGAGACAAATTGATactcaagatgatcttccGTTGGGTTCCGATTCGCAAGGACgtgaacgagatgaaattgaattGTCTCAAACTCAACATTCTCAAGCTCTGTCGCTCGGTGGTGGATCGCAACAGAGAACGAAGGCTCAGAGATTCgatatcaagaaagctttggcGGAAAATGCCGGTAGGAAAGGAGCTAGGTTGCAAATTGTCAAGGTGGGTTTGATCGggtcattgtcatcatccATAACTTCCCACTATGTCATGATCATTTGGCCACATTGCGGAATACTGGTTTATTCGGTGGTCAACGTTGCTCGTACCATACTGACGTCCTTTTGTTGTGTTTAGGACATTCAATATACCGTTGCACCAGAATCACGAACCCAACATCTCGCAGAGGATATCCAACATGTATCTAGGGCACAAATGGATAATAGGAAATTCAACAAATTCGCTAGACAGATGAAAGCTGGTAGGAAGTGATTCCGATCGCATTGCAGGTTGTGTTGCGAGAagtgggaggaggaagacacGTTATATTGTCATATACTTGATAGGCAAGTCACTTGATTTAGgtcagaaggtgaaaataAAAAAGAAAACGTGGGTCACCTTTAcaagaagataaaggtaaCCTATTTTTTATATGATTTCTGTGAATGTTGTAGCATGCATTATGAAGTAACTTTCAATCTTGAACATGTATGCTAGACTCTCCCTTATCATATGGATTTTTCTAACTCATTCGAACGTGATCGTTGGACTTGATCTATAGCCTGGCAGAACTGATGGTAATGTCGGCCTCTAATGCTACCCTGGTACCCAAAACATACCGCATGGTCGTAATAAGATACATTCCGATATGATCTACCGCTAGCTAGACAGTTCTTAAAATCCCCTGCCTTCCAGATAACCTTTCACCTGATCTACCCAATGACCTTTGATCTGCAGGTGATTGTTTGTGGGGCGTACGGTGACTTTGGGTGATGTCGTGAATGGGTCTATGTGGAGATCGGCCAGGTAGGATGTAAGTTGATTTTGGAGGGTCTATGACAGAATGACATGTATCAGTCAGATCAGTATCATTCAGCACAACAACAGAAATACTGTGCTGTTCGATGTGCGATATCCAACCACAGATtgggatgaatggatcgTTATAGATAAAACTCACTCTAACATCACCCTGTtacatccaaatcatccattttcacAATCAGCCGAATTCAAATCACATTCAATCGGACATGCGAAACTCACATCAACCTTCCTTATGATCGTAGTGACAGCTCCACCATTCCTAATTTTCGAATAAACAGGTAATTTCCCACCTTCGCTCCTATTCACATGataccatccttcttcgcGCAGCGTCGAGCCagaacttgaacttgaagaTGCGGTAGGTTGGGGAATTGCCGATAatctcgaagaggaagaagaagagggagcGGTGATGGATCCAAGAGGTGGTGGGCGTTTACCTCTCGAGGCTATTCGTGCTAGTGAGGATACGGTAGGGCGCATTCCGGTGAATTTGAGtggattgagagatgaacGTATGGGATCTTTGTTGATAGAGTCTTTAGGAGGTTATACTTTGTTACCTGTTCAGCTCAAAAAGGCTCGAAGAAATTCCAAAGTTGGTGAAGAGACGGACTCTCTGGACATTTGATTCCGCTGATGGATGTGTTGCCACGTGGAAGACGCTTCAGCCCAAAAATTACCGCTGATCATCTACTATACGGATGCCAATTCCTTGTCCTGTGCGTCTTCTGATGCATGTAGTAAGTATATCACAGGACAATTACCTGAGAACGCGTAGCACCAATGTTGCCTGATCCGCTCGAAGGGCGAGGGGTGACCTGGCAAGCAGTCTGATTAATTGTACTGTGTATGTATTCATAGATCTCATGTTTAGTTATCACCGCCACGACGCGTCTTTGCCGCACCGcacaagatgatgagagatagaAAATAGATCTGCATCGTAATCCAGTCATTTCCTTACCTCCAGTCAGACCTTATCTTTCCGTCCACCTCACTCGTAATCTATATATTCTTACCTTTTGAGCGACATAGATCCCCACGACAACACGATCACGATACCCATTACCCTGCATTCCTTCCTATCACGAAACTTCCgttcctttctcttcgaaTAACGTTCAGATCACTTTGACAGTTCCCACGTTGACGacactttcacctttctaCGTGCAACGCATCTTTAATCGATCACGAGTATAATCACAACTCCCAACCATCAATTTAACAAATTCAACATCGGTTGATCCTCATTCTACATCTTTCAAAAGCTCGTTTTGACAACCCATTTCATAAGCTCTGCTGTCTTGACGATACcgtaccataccataccacgGTGAGTCGCAGCTTGCTTGACATCGGTCAATCTATGTAGCATTTACTGATCAAATTATAGCTTCTGATACGTATTTCGCATAGTCCGACATGTCCTCTCCCAAACCAGCCGACCATCCGCTGCCCATATCGCCAGACCCCAATACTTCCCCTAACACCACCACGCTTCCACTCGCCTTACCGCCGGACGCACCAGACTTGACCACCCctccttctgatcctgagACCGAAGCTCTCATCGAATCATTACGAGCTTCTCTCGCTGCCGCTCAACAAACCATATCCACCCAGACTACTCGACTGTCGAGCTTATCCGACGTCGAGACTGAATTGGGtcaattgaaagatcaataTGCCTTTCTATCAGCGGCAAAGGAAGCTGTGGAGTCGCAATtacaagaagagatcaagaggaggGAAGTCGCGGAGGAGAATGTCGAGATGTTGAGAGGGCAGGTCGAACAGGCTAGAAGAGGAGTCATGGTCTTACAGAAGCAGGAAGCAGATAGGAAAAGGATGAGTACCATCTCTGGATATTCCACCGCTGGAGGTGTATTGGGTTTAGGCTTGAATGGTGAGGAAGAAATATTAAACTCGACGACGACCGATAGAGAAAGTTCTAGTTTTAATTCGAGAGAGAGTAAATTGGTCAAGAGACAATCAATAATGAGATCACACAGAAGACAATCAAGTCAATCTGAACCTTCACTCGACCAACTGCACGAACGAGGAACTTCATTAGTCACTTCTCCAAATATGCAAAACCCCCGGGAAGCTGGTAACACCCTAAGACCAATTGGACAAGGAGGGTTGAGAGAATTGCGATTAGgtcattcaccttcttcagcaaCTATTCCAACTGCTACTCTACCTTCACCCAATGTTCCGCTTACTAGTAGTAATCCACATCAATCTGGATACTTTGACGACCAAACTTCTGAACCCCCTTCATCTGTAACATCCAAAACGACCGAATTACCGTCTAAGAAAGAGATCGAGGCTATTGAAGAAGCCACAAGACTTCGGAGTGAACTACTGGCGTTACAGAACAAATTGgacgaaagtgaagaagctagaaTAGCAAGTGAATCATGTTTGAAAGCCTTACGGGAATTCATGGCTCAAGATCCCAATGCTGGTCCATCACAATCTGGATCGGGATTGGACGAAGGAGGGGAAATGTCGGTGTCAACTGCAGAATTGTTGAAAGGAATCAGattacctcctttacctactGATAGagatgcggatgaagagCAGAGAAACgcagaagctgaaaaggcAAAACTTGCTCCTGCTACGGGAGGATGGGGTTTCAAATTATGGAATGCTAAATCGAGTCCATCAGTAACTTCGCCCGGGAAAGAGCTACCTCTTGGAGCGGTATCACCACAGCAGAAAACATTATCACCTATCGAAAATCGTTCTAGAGCAGGATCGACGGCTACTGTCTCGCCTATACCTACCGCTACGGATGATCTGTCAACTCCCACAAGTGGATTGACAAGTTCGACGACTGCCAGTTCGCAAACACCTTTAAGTAGTTTTGTATCTAATTGGACGAAAGGAGTGACCAGTCCACCTACTACCGCatcgacttcttcaccttcgaccgaACGACCGAGCAGTACGAGGAAAATCAGCGTAACGAATTTCTTCTCTCGAGGTGCCAAGAAAGACGTTCAACCTGCGACTACACCTGAAGCTGTCaaggaacaggaagaagagaaggagtTGCCTACTCCACCTACTGAGTTgatgtcagatgatcaatcgaaGCTCGGCCTGGAACCTAGTCCCGAGATCAGTACGAGAGAATTGTTATTTGATGATTCCAAAAGATACTCCAAGGGGACCAGTGGGACTACAGTGACAGAATTGGAGGATGAGCTGGGTACACCTCAAAGTAGCCTCAAGGGCGTGGGTGTTGGGGAGGAGGGCGAGGTGAAATCTGAGGGcgataaagggaaagagaagatggaagaagttgCTTTGTGATTACGATCAAGGATCAGTAACAATACATCATTGGACTTTTCTGGGCGGTGGAAGGGGTTGCGATAAGGTGGTGATGTATAGAAATATGGATCGAGTCCACGgttcatctctcttttcttgATAATTACATTTTGATCATGGATGAACTTTTGGGTCTTTATTCTGTGTACAATTATTTAATCATACTATCACCAGTTACAATGATCAGATTTTATGCTTCATGTGAATTTATGCATCTTACGATATCAAATGATAATCACATTCCAGTTCCAGGACACTACCGAAATGGGATTAATCACTGCTTTCTAAGCAAGTATAAACCTCTCATCGATACTATAGCTCTCTATCTATTCTACTTGTATAAAGTCCTCCAGTACACCCTTATTCctttccattccctctcaCCGTCACTTTTCTCATTCAAACTTCACTAGCTTTTtatcatcaactcactctctGTAAGTTAATTCACCTTTCTCGACATTACTTTCAGCCTTATTCTCCTCTGATCCATCACCCATGATCAAATCGCCTTTACCGTGATCTACCAGATATTGTCTCCACAattcatcctccttttctAATCtgtctttacctttatcttctacGAAGAAATATGCGAGGAGGACACCGACGGCACCGCAACATGCCTAAATTATAGCTATCAGTACGTCACGTCGTCTTTGGTTATTAAATTCTGTAGGACAAGTGCTCAACAGTGATTGTCACTGATGTCGTCTTTGTGGCGGAGGGGATCGGAAATATCGAAAATAGAACTACTACTTACTGCTATGATAAAAGTATATTTCTTGCCCAGATTATCTAAAGTGGTGCAAAAGATATATCAGCCAACATTCAAGTCTTCGTCCGGATAATGCCAGATCGTCTACAAAGGGCAAGTGTGAAGTATTTTGTGGCACTTT
This window harbors:
- a CDS encoding farnesyl-diphosphate farnesyltransferase; translated protein: MGIVDYAILGVTHPMELRALINFAIWKDFRDIKAEDQWPTTHYNRESMKKCWEYLDLTSRSFARVIMELEGDLARTVCIFYLVLRALDTVEDDMTIPNSTKLPLLKSLHEKLYEPGWTFHESKEKDKIVLEEFDNIQYEFSELKPEYQAVIADICKKMGAGMADFAALATPEQPVAEVDSIADYDLYCHYVAGLVGEGLSGLFAASGKEREFIKDQLTLSNSMGLLLQKTNIFRDIHEDVIEGRGFWPRAIWSKYGFNSMKELIDPSREQQALWASSEMVLDALRHATDALDYMTLLKCQSVFNFVAIPAVMAIATLERTFMNPKIFKENVKIRKGETVRLILRATNPRDVAYIFREYARKIHAKVKIEDPNLLKLSIACGKIDQWAEHHYPSFINISASSAGGRASSAIDPESTDARAALFMKLAKDAQEKAQREKSEKFMADLKARGVIKQRSPEEEAAIKAKYEEMDKQGAPWFMIGAVIFGVLALMGGLGWGVIWFIMKMYPDSGIMME